A stretch of the Jeotgalibacillus haloalkalitolerans genome encodes the following:
- a CDS encoding IclR family transcriptional regulator, with amino-acid sequence MSVKSAVRVMEILELLSEHSEGLTVKEISVALSFPQSSTFNLVQTLCTRNYLIQTGTKQYKLGPKLIHIGSNAMEGLDVQSEGELHLRELMEDVQETVFMAVLSEGELVYVSKMEYNRSIRTGAKIGSRKPLYCTGLGKAFLAFLPEAKRDSLIEEQELVKITENTITSKADLIEQLKQFSAQGYSIDDEENEEGLYCLAAPVFNANNEVAAAISIAGPKYRMLPNKEAAAGKLLAVSETISQKLGYIKS; translated from the coding sequence ATGTCAGTAAAGTCAGCCGTTCGTGTAATGGAAATATTGGAGTTACTTAGTGAACATTCAGAGGGATTGACTGTGAAGGAAATCAGTGTGGCACTTTCATTTCCACAAAGCAGTACATTTAACCTTGTACAGACGCTTTGTACAAGAAATTATCTGATTCAGACCGGTACGAAGCAATATAAGCTTGGTCCAAAGCTTATCCATATTGGATCGAATGCGATGGAGGGGCTGGATGTTCAGTCAGAAGGTGAGCTGCACCTGCGTGAGCTGATGGAGGACGTGCAGGAAACGGTATTTATGGCCGTTTTATCAGAGGGTGAGCTTGTCTATGTATCCAAGATGGAGTATAACCGCTCCATCCGGACAGGCGCGAAGATCGGCTCCAGAAAGCCGCTCTATTGCACCGGACTTGGAAAAGCGTTTCTTGCTTTCCTGCCTGAAGCAAAAAGGGACAGTCTCATTGAGGAACAGGAATTAGTCAAAATCACTGAAAATACGATCACGTCAAAAGCCGATCTGATCGAACAGCTGAAGCAATTTTCAGCGCAGGGCTATTCAATTGATGATGAGGAAAATGAAGAAGGCTTATATTGTCTCGCTGCGCCCGTTTTTAATGCAAATAATGAGGTGGCAGCTGCGATCAGTATTGCGGGACCGAAGTATAGGATGCTGCCGAACAAGGAAGCTGCAGCCGGGAAGCTGTTAGCCGTGTCTGAGACAATCTCGCAAAAGCTCGGCTATATCAAATCATAA
- a CDS encoding competence protein ComK: MKDNHVDYEINQATMAIRCARHLEYQSHIIETGKSCYSAMTSLQLLDYACKMGGSTYKGRQDSVRFKFSFYSKIPILVNQNEEIIMFPTHSPTHIDNIWISLEHFDKAFEHAEREKAIVRFTNGEQITVMCSLKTLSKQHQRASALMLQELHFPRKRMVMRMQ; this comes from the coding sequence ATGAAAGACAATCACGTGGATTATGAAATTAATCAGGCAACAATGGCAATCAGATGCGCAAGACACCTCGAGTATCAATCTCACATCATCGAAACAGGCAAAAGCTGCTACTCAGCAATGACCTCACTTCAACTGTTGGATTACGCCTGCAAAATGGGCGGCAGTACCTATAAAGGACGCCAGGATTCTGTCAGGTTCAAATTCAGCTTCTACAGCAAAATCCCAATACTGGTTAACCAAAATGAAGAAATCATCATGTTCCCAACACACTCACCAACCCATATCGATAATATCTGGATCTCACTTGAGCATTTCGACAAGGCCTTTGAGCACGCTGAGCGGGAGAAGGCAATTGTCAGGTTTACAAATGGAGAACAAATCACCGTCATGTGCTCACTAAAAACACTCAGCAAACAGCATCAGCGGGCTTCGGCATTGATGCTGCAGGAGCTGCATTTTCCGAGGAAGCGGATGGTGATGCGGATGCAGTGA
- a CDS encoding sigma-70 family RNA polymerase sigma factor, whose product MTFEERYEQFEPMIFHMMKKLHVTRDHDLYLQEGRIALWKASEKFQEQNGEFAPFAYQYIRGGMLDLMRKQNKLLERETVKSEEYWQMNMDITEDKLLEIDLLAPYAEGLTAHQKKWFWHTFVDDMKMSEIAERHKVSVSAVKKWKKGAVERLREGR is encoded by the coding sequence ATGACATTTGAAGAACGCTATGAACAATTTGAGCCGATGATTTTTCACATGATGAAAAAGCTTCACGTAACGCGGGACCATGACCTTTACCTTCAGGAGGGACGGATTGCGCTATGGAAAGCTTCAGAGAAATTCCAGGAGCAAAATGGTGAGTTCGCTCCATTCGCCTATCAATATATTCGCGGTGGGATGCTGGATCTGATGCGCAAGCAGAATAAGCTGCTGGAGCGGGAAACAGTAAAATCCGAAGAGTACTGGCAGATGAATATGGATATTACAGAGGACAAATTGCTTGAGATAGATCTGCTCGCGCCTTATGCAGAAGGCTTAACTGCCCATCAGAAAAAGTGGTTCTGGCATACGTTTGTGGATGATATGAAGATGAGTGAAATTGCGGAACGGCATAAAGTGAGTGTGAGTGCGGTGAAGAAGTGGAAGAAGGGGGCTGTTGAGCGGTTGCGGGAAGGGCGGTAG